The Alteripontixanthobacter sp. genome has a window encoding:
- a CDS encoding iron-sulfur cluster assembly accessory protein — translation MSDTQTRQIPAAVNLTQAAEQRVADLMAQAPGDAIGVKLSTPRRGCSGLAYSVDYVTEEAKFDEKIETPGGTFYIDGASVLYLVGSVMDWREDDFTAGFVFENPNAKGACGCGESFMV, via the coding sequence ATGAGCGACACGCAAACCCGCCAGATTCCCGCCGCGGTCAATCTGACCCAAGCCGCCGAACAACGCGTGGCCGACCTGATGGCGCAAGCGCCCGGCGACGCCATCGGCGTCAAACTGTCCACCCCGCGCCGGGGCTGCTCCGGCCTCGCCTATTCGGTCGATTACGTGACCGAGGAGGCCAAGTTCGACGAGAAAATCGAAACGCCGGGCGGCACCTTCTATATCGACGGAGCGAGCGTGCTGTATCTGGTCGGGTCCGTGATGGACTGGCGCGAGGATGATTTCACTGCCGGGTTCGTGTTCGAAAACCCCAATGCCAAAGGCGCCTGCGGCTGCGGTGAAAGCTTTATGGTCTAA
- a CDS encoding EI24 domain-containing protein has translation MTNFMASFIRALGQLGDPAILKVLAKSITVTLVALAALGIGVWQAGAWAFAGWQVPYGAEIGAVLGVLALVIGGWLLFRIIALAVLQFFADEVVLAVEAKHYPQARESARALPFREDVRNSLKGLTRAVLVNLLVLPLALVLLVTGIGTALVFWAANAWLLGRELHDMVWLRHRSSPEDAPPLPAGQRFLLGGAIAALMAIPFVNLLAPIIGAATATHMVHRRRLADKNATA, from the coding sequence ATGACGAACTTCATGGCATCTTTCATTCGCGCGCTAGGCCAGCTGGGCGATCCGGCGATCCTGAAAGTGCTGGCGAAAAGCATCACGGTGACGCTGGTCGCCCTCGCGGCCTTGGGGATCGGCGTATGGCAAGCCGGGGCTTGGGCCTTCGCCGGATGGCAAGTGCCCTATGGCGCGGAAATTGGTGCGGTGCTGGGTGTGCTGGCGCTGGTGATCGGGGGCTGGTTGTTGTTCCGCATCATCGCGCTGGCGGTGCTGCAATTTTTTGCCGACGAAGTCGTTCTGGCGGTGGAGGCGAAGCATTACCCCCAGGCACGAGAGAGCGCCCGCGCGCTGCCTTTTCGGGAAGATGTGCGCAACTCGCTGAAGGGGTTGACCCGGGCGGTACTGGTCAATTTGCTGGTCCTGCCGCTGGCGTTGGTGCTGCTGGTGACCGGCATCGGCACCGCGCTGGTGTTCTGGGCCGCCAACGCTTGGCTGCTGGGGCGCGAATTGCACGACATGGTGTGGCTGCGGCACCGCTCGTCACCCGAAGACGCACCGCCTCTGCCTGCGGGCCAGCGCTTCTTGCTCGGCGGAGCGATCGCAGCGCTGATGGCGATACCCTTCGTCAACCTGCTCGCCCCGATTATCGGTGCGGCTACCGCAACACATATGGTGCATCGCCGGCGTTTGGCGGATAAGAACGCAACTGCATGA
- a CDS encoding adenosine kinase translates to MSKFRYDVIAIGNAIVDVMAPCDDSLIDELQLTKGGMTLIDADGARDLYAAMGPAKEISGGSAANTLAGLAALGSQCAFIGQVASDQLGEVFSHDIRAAGIDFDTPARPTSDKEGEPPTARCLIFVTPDGERTMNTFLGASQFLPAKALDLDLIADSAVLYLEGYLWDPEEPRAAMRKAISAARDAGTKVALTPSESFVIDMHGDDFRALIHEGQIDILFANEGEMATLVGTDDFEDGLGQLAEQIPVVVVTRGANGAVAIAGGERAEVQAQPIDEVVDTTGAGDLFAAGFLSGHTAGKSLHECLSMGAICAAEIISHYGARPEADLRALVDQKLA, encoded by the coding sequence ATGTCCAAATTCCGTTACGACGTTATCGCCATCGGCAATGCCATCGTCGATGTCATGGCCCCCTGCGACGATAGTTTGATCGACGAGCTGCAGCTGACCAAGGGCGGCATGACCCTGATCGATGCGGACGGCGCGCGCGATCTGTATGCGGCGATGGGCCCGGCCAAGGAAATCTCCGGCGGCTCGGCTGCCAACACGCTGGCCGGGCTGGCCGCGCTGGGTTCGCAATGCGCCTTTATCGGCCAGGTGGCGAGCGACCAGCTGGGCGAAGTGTTCAGCCACGATATTCGCGCTGCCGGAATCGATTTCGATACGCCTGCGCGCCCCACCAGTGACAAAGAGGGCGAGCCGCCGACCGCCCGCTGCCTGATCTTCGTCACCCCCGATGGCGAGCGGACCATGAACACGTTTCTGGGCGCGAGCCAATTCCTGCCGGCCAAGGCGCTCGACCTGGATCTGATCGCCGACAGCGCGGTGCTCTATCTCGAAGGCTATCTGTGGGATCCGGAAGAACCGCGCGCCGCCATGCGCAAGGCGATCTCCGCCGCGCGCGATGCCGGAACCAAGGTGGCGCTCACCCCGTCGGAAAGCTTCGTTATCGATATGCATGGCGATGATTTCCGCGCGCTGATCCACGAAGGGCAGATCGATATCCTGTTTGCCAATGAAGGCGAAATGGCGACCTTGGTCGGCACCGACGATTTCGAAGACGGGCTGGGGCAACTGGCCGAACAGATTCCCGTGGTGGTGGTAACGCGCGGCGCAAATGGCGCGGTGGCCATCGCCGGTGGCGAGCGTGCCGAAGTGCAGGCGCAGCCGATCGACGAGGTGGTCGATACGACCGGTGCGGGCGACCTGTTCGCCGCCGGCTTCCTGTCAGGCCACACCGCCGGCAAGAGCCTGCACGAATGCCTTAGCATGGGCGCGATCTGCGCTGCGGAGATTATCTCGCATTACGGTGCGCGCCCGGAAGCGGATCTGCGCGCGCTGGTCGATCAGAAGCTGGCCTGA
- the yaaA gene encoding peroxide stress protein YaaA, whose amino-acid sequence MITLLSPAKKLNFDPVQREQKITQPRLAEDTRAIATVAKQQSAADLKRLMRISDKLAELNAQRFKVFDLDARSNSAKPAGLTFDGDVYWGLDAGTMGEETLAYAQDHLRILSGLYGLLRPMDAIQPYRLEMGTRMANPRGKSLYDFWGSRIGEMLADDLSAHDDRTIVNLASNEYFGAVDTDALPAPAITANFLNVKDGEARSLMYHVKFARGLMARWIMENRIERAEDLKGFGAQGYTYDAKASSESELVFTRPQPPTKK is encoded by the coding sequence ATGATTACCCTCCTCTCCCCTGCCAAGAAGCTGAACTTCGACCCGGTCCAACGCGAGCAAAAGATCACCCAGCCGCGTCTTGCCGAAGATACCCGCGCCATTGCGACGGTTGCCAAGCAGCAATCGGCAGCGGATCTTAAACGATTGATGCGGATTTCGGACAAGCTTGCCGAGCTCAACGCGCAGCGGTTCAAGGTCTTCGACCTGGACGCTCGCAGCAATTCGGCCAAGCCTGCCGGCCTGACATTCGATGGCGATGTCTATTGGGGGCTGGATGCGGGCACCATGGGCGAGGAAACGTTGGCCTACGCACAGGATCACCTGCGCATCCTTTCGGGCCTTTACGGATTGCTGCGCCCGATGGATGCGATCCAGCCCTACCGGCTGGAAATGGGCACCAGGATGGCCAATCCTCGCGGAAAGTCGCTGTATGATTTCTGGGGCAGCCGAATCGGCGAGATGCTGGCGGATGATTTGTCAGCGCATGACGACCGGACCATCGTCAACCTCGCCTCCAACGAATATTTCGGAGCGGTGGATACGGATGCACTGCCCGCCCCGGCCATCACCGCCAATTTCCTCAATGTGAAGGACGGAGAGGCGCGCAGCCTGATGTATCACGTCAAATTCGCGCGCGGGCTGATGGCGCGCTGGATCATGGAAAACCGGATCGAACGCGCCGAAGACCTCAAGGGCTTCGGCGCGCAGGGCTATACCTACGACGCGAAGGCTTCGAGCGAGAGCGAACTGGTGTTCACCCGCCCGCAGCCGCCGACCAAGAAGTAA
- the purD gene encoding phosphoribosylamine--glycine ligase, translated as MNILLLGSGGREHALAWKLAQSSLLAGPDDRFFAAPGNPGIAAHAQCVTLDVTDHGAVEAFCAGNSVALVVIGPEAPLVDGLGDALRAAGLSVFGPDKAAAQLEGSKGFTKALCDRADIPTAGYAHTRSLEEALAALERFEAPYVLKADGLAAGKGVVIAETRTDAETALADMFGGQFGAAGAEVVIEEFMSGEEASFFALTDGEAVIPFGTAQDHKRVGEGDSGPNTGGMGAYSPAPVLTDALQREVMERIVQPTVDTLRAEGTPYSGVLYAGLMLTESGPRLIEYNARFGDPECQVLMMRLQGDLGEIMLACAEGRLARCGEAEFSDDTALTVVMAANGYPGTPDKGGEIDLGPFAGEAEDNGAKVFHAGTSRDGGRLIVNGGRVLNVTATGTNVTQAQRAAYQAVDAIAFPTGFCRRDIGWREVEREAQEIKGTQPDR; from the coding sequence ATGAATATCCTTCTGCTGGGATCGGGCGGGCGCGAACATGCGCTGGCATGGAAGCTGGCCCAGTCGAGCCTGCTTGCCGGGCCCGATGATAGGTTCTTCGCCGCGCCCGGCAACCCCGGTATTGCCGCCCATGCGCAATGCGTCACGCTGGATGTGACCGATCACGGCGCGGTGGAGGCGTTTTGCGCGGGAAACTCCGTCGCCCTGGTGGTAATCGGCCCCGAGGCGCCGCTGGTGGACGGGCTGGGCGATGCCTTGCGTGCGGCCGGGCTCTCGGTGTTCGGTCCGGACAAGGCGGCCGCGCAGCTGGAAGGCAGCAAGGGCTTCACCAAGGCGCTGTGCGACCGCGCCGACATTCCCACTGCAGGCTATGCCCATACGCGGTCGCTGGAAGAAGCGCTGGCCGCGCTGGAGCGCTTCGAAGCGCCCTATGTGCTGAAGGCCGACGGGTTGGCCGCAGGCAAGGGCGTGGTAATTGCCGAAACCCGCACGGATGCCGAAACCGCGCTGGCCGACATGTTTGGCGGCCAGTTCGGCGCGGCGGGTGCAGAGGTAGTGATCGAGGAGTTCATGAGCGGCGAGGAAGCCAGCTTCTTCGCGCTCACCGATGGCGAGGCCGTGATCCCGTTCGGCACCGCGCAGGATCACAAGCGCGTTGGCGAGGGCGACAGTGGCCCCAATACCGGCGGCATGGGCGCATATTCCCCCGCCCCCGTGCTGACCGATGCCCTGCAGCGCGAGGTGATGGAGCGGATCGTCCAGCCGACCGTCGATACGCTGCGCGCGGAAGGAACTCCCTATTCCGGCGTGCTCTATGCCGGACTGATGCTGACCGAAAGCGGTCCCAGGCTGATCGAATATAATGCCCGATTCGGCGATCCCGAATGCCAGGTGCTGATGATGCGGCTGCAGGGCGATCTGGGCGAGATCATGCTCGCCTGCGCCGAGGGGCGGCTGGCACGATGTGGCGAGGCGGAATTTTCCGACGACACCGCACTGACCGTAGTGATGGCAGCCAATGGCTATCCCGGCACGCCGGACAAGGGCGGCGAAATCGATCTGGGCCCATTTGCGGGCGAGGCGGAAGACAATGGCGCAAAGGTCTTCCACGCCGGAACCAGCCGCGATGGCGGCAGGTTGATCGTGAATGGAGGCCGGGTCCTGAATGTCACCGCAACCGGCACCAATGTTACCCAGGCGCAGCGCGCCGCATACCAGGCGGTGGATGCCATCGCCTTTCCCACCGGCTTCTGCCGCCGCGACATCGGCTGGCGTGAAGTGGAGCGGGAGGCACAAGAAATCAAAGGAACACAGCCCGACCGATGA
- the xseA gene encoding exodeoxyribonuclease VII large subunit → MASRTPNDDESGGLLASSKAGDNAQPLTITEISRALKRTVEDRFGFVRLRGELSGVKRAASGHLYTTLKDENACIDGVMWRGNSASLSFQPEDGLEVIASGKLTTYAGRSKYQIVIERLELAGEGALLALLEKTKARLDAEGLFAPEAKRAIPFLPRTIGVVTSPTGAVIRDILHRLADRFPSHVLVWPVIVQGTGAAEQVAAAVRGFSAIEAGGSVPRPDVVIVARGGGSIEDLWSFNEETVVRAIADCSIPVISAVGHETDTTLADYAADRRAPTPTAAAEMAVPVRADLRAALEDFAHRKRRAIARPVALGRERLAARAERLPAPDTLLHPYAQRLDDLSERLRRGLKDRAARARELLQHDKVRLTRQTLDFRLSRAKQQLNGARLVPALLNRPMAERRERLVALHRVMKSLDPDNVLERGYAKITARDGRIVTTMAAAGRETALDLTFADGTMGVVPEGAAPLPPPAKPKRKPRPVETSARQDDLFG, encoded by the coding sequence ATGGCTTCCCGCACTCCGAATGACGACGAATCTGGAGGCTTGCTAGCGAGCAGCAAGGCGGGCGACAACGCTCAGCCGCTCACGATCACCGAGATTTCGCGCGCTTTGAAGCGCACGGTGGAGGACCGTTTCGGTTTCGTGCGGCTGCGCGGGGAATTGTCGGGAGTGAAACGCGCCGCCTCCGGCCATCTCTACACCACGCTGAAAGACGAGAATGCCTGTATCGACGGGGTGATGTGGCGCGGCAATTCCGCATCGCTCAGTTTTCAGCCCGAGGACGGTTTGGAGGTGATCGCGAGCGGCAAGCTGACCACCTATGCGGGCCGGTCGAAATACCAGATCGTGATCGAGCGGCTGGAGCTGGCGGGCGAGGGCGCATTGCTGGCGCTGCTGGAAAAGACCAAGGCGCGGCTGGATGCGGAAGGGCTGTTCGCGCCCGAGGCGAAGCGCGCCATCCCCTTTCTGCCGCGCACCATCGGCGTAGTGACGTCACCCACCGGCGCGGTGATTCGCGATATTCTGCACCGGCTGGCGGATCGGTTTCCCAGCCATGTGCTGGTCTGGCCGGTGATCGTCCAGGGCACCGGTGCGGCGGAACAGGTGGCTGCGGCGGTGCGAGGGTTCTCGGCAATCGAGGCGGGCGGCTCGGTACCGCGGCCCGACGTGGTGATCGTGGCGCGCGGCGGCGGATCGATCGAGGATTTGTGGAGCTTCAACGAAGAAACGGTCGTTCGCGCCATCGCCGATTGCTCGATCCCCGTCATCAGCGCGGTGGGGCATGAAACCGACACGACATTGGCCGATTATGCGGCGGACAGGCGCGCCCCCACCCCCACTGCGGCGGCGGAAATGGCGGTGCCGGTGCGGGCCGATTTGCGCGCCGCGCTGGAGGATTTCGCGCATCGCAAACGCCGCGCGATCGCTCGGCCGGTTGCGCTTGGGCGCGAGCGGCTGGCCGCCCGTGCCGAGCGCCTGCCCGCGCCCGATACGCTGCTTCATCCCTATGCCCAGCGGCTTGACGACCTGTCCGAACGCCTGCGCCGGGGGTTGAAGGACCGCGCCGCCAGGGCGCGCGAACTGCTGCAGCACGACAAGGTCCGCCTGACCCGGCAAACGCTCGATTTTCGTCTGTCGCGTGCGAAGCAACAGTTGAACGGCGCGCGGCTCGTACCCGCACTGCTCAACCGGCCTATGGCGGAACGACGCGAGCGGCTGGTGGCGCTGCACCGGGTTATGAAATCGCTCGATCCCGACAATGTGCTGGAGCGCGGCTATGCCAAAATTACCGCGCGCGATGGCCGGATCGTCACTACGATGGCGGCTGCCGGGCGCGAAACTGCGCTCGATCTGACATTTGCCGACGGAACGATGGGCGTTGTGCCCGAAGGCGCGGCACCGTTGCCGCCGCCCGCAAAACCCAAAAGAAAACCGCGCCCGGTTGAAACCTCCGCCCGGCAAGACGATTTGTTCGGGTAA
- a CDS encoding DUF2093 domain-containing protein, whose amino-acid sequence MLMNSSKDPAILQYGPNGFRVMRPGPYVLCAVTGEQVPLEELRYWSVEHQEPYGSCEAATRRLTQIGTGSGAAGSAEREV is encoded by the coding sequence ATGTTGATGAATTCCTCCAAAGACCCCGCCATCCTGCAATATGGCCCCAATGGTTTTCGCGTGATGCGGCCCGGCCCATACGTGCTGTGCGCGGTGACCGGCGAACAGGTTCCGCTGGAAGAGCTGCGCTATTGGAGTGTCGAGCACCAGGAACCCTATGGCAGCTGCGAGGCGGCGACTCGCCGTTTAACTCAGATCGGTACGGGCAGCGGGGCGGCGGGTTCGGCCGAGAGAGAAGTATGA
- a CDS encoding M23 family metallopeptidase: protein MIFAARLVPVFGAIAAIAACSTAGEDESADRSAAAQAEVVQPVVQAPPPPPAPAPTPTATPEPVGPSTFVFDGETTQGGFIRGQAPAGTRSARLGDTPLVLDDQGRFFAAFDRDSGTNVALVAQLEDGRRIESPIAVSPRDWNIERVNVARRAGGASESFMRRRRPELAQINAARQVDADSDGWRQDFIWPVKGRISGRFGSQRIYRGDPGSYHSGMDIATGESGTPFVAPADGVVTLATTRPFSLEGYLLIIDHGNGLNSAFLHASKLAVSEGDTVRQGQYIGNIGSSGRATGPHLHWGLKWRSARLDPLLFTGPMR, encoded by the coding sequence ATGATTTTCGCGGCGCGCCTGGTGCCGGTATTCGGGGCGATTGCCGCCATCGCCGCCTGCAGCACGGCCGGGGAAGACGAGAGCGCGGATCGCAGCGCTGCCGCTCAGGCCGAAGTCGTCCAGCCGGTGGTCCAGGCTCCGCCGCCACCGCCCGCACCTGCTCCCACTCCCACGGCAACGCCCGAACCGGTCGGCCCGAGCACTTTCGTGTTCGATGGCGAGACGACCCAGGGCGGCTTTATCAGAGGGCAGGCCCCCGCGGGTACACGCTCCGCCCGGCTTGGCGATACGCCGCTGGTGCTGGATGACCAGGGCCGCTTCTTCGCCGCGTTCGACCGCGATTCGGGCACGAACGTTGCGCTGGTCGCGCAATTGGAGGATGGCCGACGGATCGAGAGCCCGATAGCCGTCAGCCCGCGCGACTGGAATATCGAGCGGGTCAACGTCGCGCGACGCGCCGGGGGTGCAAGCGAGAGCTTCATGCGCCGCCGCCGCCCCGAGCTTGCCCAGATCAACGCGGCGCGCCAGGTCGATGCCGATTCGGATGGCTGGCGACAGGATTTCATCTGGCCGGTTAAGGGGCGGATTTCCGGCCGGTTCGGCTCGCAGCGTATCTATCGCGGCGATCCCGGCAGCTATCATTCGGGCATGGATATCGCGACCGGCGAAAGCGGCACGCCGTTCGTCGCGCCTGCCGATGGAGTGGTGACGCTGGCGACGACGCGGCCTTTCAGCCTGGAAGGATACCTGCTGATCATCGATCACGGCAATGGGCTGAACAGTGCCTTCCTCCACGCCTCCAAACTGGCTGTGAGCGAAGGCGATACGGTCAGGCAGGGCCAGTATATCGGCAATATCGGATCGAGCGGACGCGCCACCGGGCCGCATCTCCACTGGGGCTTGAAATGGCGCAGCGCGCGGCTCGATCCGCTGCTGTTCACCGGGCCAATGCGCTGA
- a CDS encoding esterase-like activity of phytase family protein, whose product MKIVRLTLLAVIAIGLAPGTWLRSAPQPRNYSDRITFRPLDIQPQVLGALRLESGWELVSRHPQFGSYSALVSLGDDTLLVGSDRGRLMRFAPPGASVPAVRFLGRRGEETEPKEYRDLESLTRDPRSGTIWAGYEASNSVARLGGNFTESARIRPNAMQEWSSNSGAETLLRLDDGRFLIIAEGRLGEGDGTLPALLFPGDPLLGSEPAHMTFVPPEGFRPVDAVQLPDGRVLVLVRKVVWGLPPRFENALVLLERIGERAEGELRGDIVARIAHPLPTDNFEGLAAVHQPDGGTDLWLISDDNDSMFQRTLLLKLSLPADF is encoded by the coding sequence GTGAAAATCGTCCGCCTGACCCTGCTGGCAGTCATCGCGATCGGCCTGGCACCGGGCACATGGCTGCGCAGCGCGCCGCAGCCGCGCAATTACAGCGACCGAATTACCTTTCGCCCGCTCGATATCCAGCCGCAGGTCCTCGGCGCCTTGCGGCTGGAGAGCGGGTGGGAGCTTGTCAGCCGGCATCCGCAATTCGGCTCCTATTCCGCGCTGGTGTCGCTCGGCGACGATACGCTTCTGGTGGGCAGCGACCGGGGGCGGCTGATGCGCTTTGCCCCGCCCGGTGCATCGGTGCCGGCGGTGCGCTTCCTCGGCCGGCGCGGCGAGGAGACCGAGCCGAAGGAATATCGCGACCTCGAATCGCTTACCCGCGATCCGCGATCCGGCACGATCTGGGCGGGTTACGAGGCCAGCAATTCCGTCGCGCGTCTTGGCGGGAACTTCACTGAAAGCGCGCGCATCCGGCCCAACGCGATGCAGGAATGGTCGAGCAATTCGGGCGCGGAAACGCTGCTTCGGCTGGACGACGGACGGTTCCTGATTATCGCCGAGGGGCGGCTGGGCGAGGGGGATGGTACGCTGCCCGCATTGCTGTTTCCGGGCGACCCGCTGCTTGGCAGCGAGCCTGCGCATATGACCTTCGTTCCGCCCGAAGGATTTCGCCCGGTCGATGCCGTGCAATTGCCCGATGGCCGCGTGCTGGTGCTGGTGCGCAAGGTGGTCTGGGGGCTGCCGCCCCGATTCGAAAATGCGCTGGTGCTGCTCGAGCGAATCGGTGAGCGGGCGGAGGGGGAGCTGCGGGGCGATATTGTCGCTCGAATCGCGCATCCCTTGCCGACCGACAATTTCGAAGGACTGGCAGCGGTTCATCAGCCGGACGGCGGCACCGATTTGTGGCTGATATCGGACGATAATGACAGCATGTTCCAGCGCACCCTGCTGCTGAAACTGTCCCTGCCTGCGGATTTCTGA
- the rpmB gene encoding 50S ribosomal protein L28 → MSRICELTGKGRMTGNNVSHANNRTKRVFLPNLQHVTLLSEKLDRGFKFRVSTAGLRSVEHNGGLDNWLLKTKDDKLSAGALKVKRALKKAQTEAA, encoded by the coding sequence ATGTCGCGCATCTGCGAATTGACTGGCAAGGGCCGCATGACCGGCAACAATGTCAGCCACGCCAACAACCGTACCAAGCGGGTTTTCCTGCCCAATCTGCAGCACGTCACGCTGCTGAGCGAGAAGCTCGATCGCGGTTTCAAGTTCCGCGTGAGCACGGCGGGCCTGCGCTCGGTCGAGCATAATGGCGGGCTGGATAATTGGTTGTTGAAGACCAAGGACGACAAGCTGTCGGCGGGTGCGCTGAAAGTGAAGCGCGCGCTGAAAAAAGCGCAAACCGAAGCAGCCTGA
- the tadA gene encoding tRNA adenosine(34) deaminase TadA has translation MADQAIPPGFRSPYMARALELARGAADSGEVPVGAVIVHDGAIIAEGANRPRGECDPTAHAEIMAIRAAARTLGSERLTECDLWVTLEPCAMCAGAIAHARIARLYYGAADPKGGAVEHGARVFAQPQTLHRPEIYSGLQEAEAAQLLRGFFRERR, from the coding sequence ATGGCCGATCAAGCGATCCCGCCCGGCTTCCGTTCTCCTTACATGGCCCGCGCGCTGGAACTGGCGCGCGGCGCGGCCGATTCGGGCGAGGTCCCGGTCGGTGCGGTGATCGTGCATGATGGCGCAATTATCGCGGAGGGTGCCAATCGCCCGCGCGGCGAATGCGACCCCACAGCCCATGCCGAAATCATGGCAATTCGCGCAGCGGCCCGGACCTTGGGCAGCGAGCGACTGACCGAATGCGACCTGTGGGTCACGCTGGAGCCCTGCGCCATGTGCGCCGGAGCGATCGCCCATGCGCGCATAGCCCGGCTCTATTACGGCGCTGCCGACCCCAAGGGCGGCGCGGTTGAACATGGGGCGAGAGTATTTGCCCAGCCCCAGACGCTCCATCGGCCCGAAATCTATTCCGGATTGCAAGAGGCCGAAGCCGCACAATTGCTTCGCGGATTTTTCCGCGAGCGGCGGTAA
- a CDS encoding ribonuclease T — protein MAAILAALGAFALPASAIAQSYQCRLPERISLPRITADGPVRVVPITGYTAALSWSPEFCKDREMQPRHAVQCSGSNGRFGLVMHGLWPQGRGAWPQWCPARRSVTPAEARRNMCMMPSARLVARQWAKHGACMTRRPETYFRISRIFWNALSKPDFDRLSRQDGLTAGAIRSALAEVNNGLEPQHVGVKLNRRGWLQEIRICLDRRFRPTDCDRQRLGARDRTRAKIWRGL, from the coding sequence ATGGCGGCGATTCTCGCGGCGCTGGGCGCATTCGCGCTGCCAGCTTCGGCAATCGCCCAATCCTATCAATGCCGCCTGCCAGAGCGTATTTCGCTGCCGCGCATCACTGCGGACGGGCCGGTCCGGGTGGTACCGATTACGGGCTATACCGCAGCGCTCAGCTGGTCGCCCGAATTTTGCAAGGACCGTGAGATGCAGCCGCGTCACGCGGTCCAGTGCTCTGGCAGCAACGGTCGTTTCGGGCTGGTGATGCACGGGCTGTGGCCGCAGGGGCGCGGCGCCTGGCCGCAATGGTGCCCTGCGCGGCGCTCCGTCACTCCGGCGGAGGCCCGGCGCAACATGTGCATGATGCCGTCTGCGCGGCTGGTGGCGAGACAATGGGCCAAGCATGGTGCCTGCATGACCCGCCGCCCCGAAACCTATTTCAGGATCAGCCGGATTTTCTGGAACGCGCTGTCGAAGCCCGATTTCGACCGGCTATCGCGGCAGGACGGCTTGACCGCGGGCGCTATTCGCAGCGCACTGGCAGAGGTCAATAACGGGCTGGAGCCGCAGCATGTCGGGGTGAAGCTCAACCGCAGGGGCTGGTTGCAGGAGATAAGAATCTGCCTGGATCGACGCTTCCGGCCAACCGATTGCGACCGGCAGCGGCTGGGCGCGCGCGACCGAACCCGGGCAAAAATCTGGCGCGGACTTTAA
- the nadC gene encoding carboxylating nicotinate-nucleotide diphosphorylase → MAFELTGFDLDKFVRDTLAEDLGEGLPGGGCDVTATSVIPAEARFSGVMDSRDPIVVAGLPIAAAFFRALDPDMDIELLAEEGASVTPGTDLMRLSGNARAMLTAERSALNTVQHLSGIATMVREYVDRMDNSACTLLDTRKTIPGLRHLEKYAVRMGGGSNHRMGLWDAAMIKDNHILVAGSVGEAVRRARDAGVRDIICEVDRIDQIEPALNAGATRLLLDNMEPATLRDAVELVAGRVPTEASGGIDLSTIKAKAATGVDYVSVGRLTQSAPAADIGLDFTAL, encoded by the coding sequence ATGGCTTTTGAACTGACCGGCTTCGATCTCGACAAATTCGTCCGCGATACGCTGGCCGAGGATCTGGGCGAGGGGCTGCCCGGCGGGGGGTGCGATGTTACCGCGACCAGCGTGATTCCGGCCGAGGCGCGCTTTTCCGGGGTGATGGACAGCCGCGATCCCATCGTGGTCGCGGGCCTGCCGATTGCAGCGGCATTCTTCCGCGCGCTCGATCCGGACATGGATATCGAATTGCTGGCCGAAGAGGGCGCAAGCGTTACGCCCGGCACCGATCTGATGCGCCTGTCGGGCAATGCCCGCGCCATGCTGACCGCCGAACGCAGCGCGCTCAACACCGTGCAGCATCTGTCGGGCATCGCCACCATGGTCCGCGAATATGTGGACCGGATGGACAATTCCGCTTGTACCCTGCTCGATACGCGCAAGACCATCCCCGGCCTGCGCCATTTGGAGAAATACGCGGTGCGGATGGGCGGCGGGTCCAACCACCGGATGGGATTGTGGGATGCGGCGATGATCAAGGACAACCACATCCTCGTCGCCGGATCGGTTGGCGAGGCGGTGCGCCGGGCGCGCGATGCGGGGGTTCGCGATATCATCTGCGAAGTGGACCGGATCGACCAGATAGAGCCGGCGCTCAATGCCGGCGCGACGCGGTTGCTCCTTGATAATATGGAGCCTGCCACGCTGCGCGATGCGGTCGAACTGGTGGCGGGCCGCGTCCCAACCGAGGCGAGCGGCGGCATCGACCTGTCCACGATCAAGGCCAAGGCGGCAACGGGCGTCGATTATGTCAGCGTGGGCCGCCTGACCCAAAGCGCCCCAGCCGCCGATATCGGGCTGGATTTCACCGCCCTGTGA